CAGGATACCATTTCCTTTAATAATCCACGACACGACGGAAAGATCCAACCATGGGAGAGATGGCAGCCCAGTCGCTGTATCTCCTGTACTCCCTCGGTTCCAGCAAGTATTGCCTTCCCCTGTAGCTGGGCTGGTCGTAGAAGACCCAGGCTCCATCCAGCACGTTGCAGGAGAAGATTTCACGGTGTCGGAAGCGATCATAGACGTTTGGGCAGTCATCCATGAATTCCATCATTTGACCTCCAAACTCTGGTCTCTCATAGATCCTTATCCTGTAGAATCCACCGCTTGGCTGAGAAGAAAACAGTGGAATTTTACATAATACAAATATAACGTGGTTGAGTTGGAGAGTGTGGGCATATATCTGGCAGCTGAACTGACAGAAGGAAGTGTCACACTAGTTTGTGAAGAGGGAACAAGAATTGGAGAGAGAGTCAAACAGGGCTGCTCTGCTCTTCTCCCACCTCTTCATCCAGTTGAACAGCAGCAGCAAGAGGTTAGAGGAGGGAGTCCTTCCCACTAAACACTATTGTTACCTTATTTTATTGGTGAATTGGAATTTCTTATCACACAATGTAGGAataatgctgaaaatagagacatgttgtcgaagctttttgtcttgcactcatcaggacaatcgcaagaataccaatgtaagggaaaacaacaacttatactgcatgaaaagagagtgctgattgtttggcaagtgaactctgattggtagaggcgttgccatggagaatgcaccagtttacggtgaccaacagttaactgccaagctttgtttgaaatttaaaccaggcagcttgactctgattggtcaaggcattgccttgaggaatgaaccagtgaatggctctcacttattttgttcagctgaaacaggcacaatgtgtgtacatgttctcttTGTCTGCCCTGTGTATTACTTTACTGTCAGGCaatgtaaactggtgcatttgccatggccACATCTCTACCAgtgttcatttgccaaccaatcagcactctcttctcatgcagtataagttgttgttttccctttcattggttattcttgcatattgtcctgatgagtgcaagaagaaaagcttcgacaacatgtctctatttttagcaatactcaagttctgtactactaaatgactaaaTGTAGGAATAACTGGACGCTGAAAGTCCAaagtccatctagttcaccttctaccatcctgatagCCATAagttacaatgataatggagttgttgaataATCCcagtgatcaatctctatcaattagtctacaagcaAATAATCCCCATGTTCAGTAGGCAATGTTCATTAATGCATCCTGATCTCATTTTGGCACATGGGATAATGTTATTGTGTACTTTTGTATTTTTCAAACAGATTTGGAAATCTTTTGAAATACTAATCAATCTTGACTCCTCGTGCGTCACACCAGACAAGATCTTCAGGTGAAGCGGTCTGGAGAATGGGAGAAAATTGGGATGATTTTTGCATAGACAAAATCCTGGCCCCCTTTTAAAGTCATACATTGCCTTCATTTTTATATACTTCAATTGATTTTATTTACGGTTAAATAGCAAGACTGATGGCAATTTGGGTAGTGGAGGTGTATCACTGAACAGGCTGCAGCAccaccactggcaggagggtggaACTGCAGCATGACATGTTTACATAAGCAGTCTCCATTCTAAATGTGGATGCAGGTTAACACAAAGGCATAGCAAAAACAGAACAAGAAGAAATACGGTTTTGTAAGCAGGAGGTGCGTGCAAACGTAAGATTTTTGATACATCATTGAGACTGACCTGACGGACCATGCGACAAGACCTGATGTTGTCATTGAAGCCCATCCAACGCTGGTATTCCGGGTACTCGCCTCTCCTTAAAACGTACATGTATCCCAGGTAGTTGGGACGCTCGTAAACCACCCAGACACCACTCTCCACGCGGATGGAGTGGCAGCGGTTGAAATAACTCTGCAAATCTGGGGTGTCACTGGTACATTCATAGTGACGGCCCTGGAAGTTTCGATCCTCGTAGAAAATGATCTATGAAAAACAAGCAGTATTCCAAAGAGGAGTTCTTTTCAAATGACTTGGGAGTAACTGTTCTCGAAATTTTCCCATTTTCTTCCCTCCCTATCTGTAGCCCCATGTCCACATTATCCCATGGTTAGGAAGATGTGAAGACCCATCagcccattgacattcccaacccgATTATCAATATATCACTTACTTGTGTTCAGCTTTGTCCCAGTAGGActtatcctagaactcccttcctaacagcagtgtgggtgtacctaccccacatggactgcagtggttcaagaaggcaactcaccaccaccttctcaagggcaattagggatgggcaataaatgctggcctggccagagacacCTACATACCAaaaaggagtttttttttaataaaagaggCAACTTTGTGTGCTATAGACAGttttcttccttttcctcctcGCAACACTGAGCCCGATGAGGAACAAGTACCAATattaaaaaaaacttgtatttatccagtgtctttcatgacctcaggctgtccaaaattgctttacagccaatg
The sequence above is drawn from the Heterodontus francisci isolate sHetFra1 chromosome X, sHetFra1.hap1, whole genome shotgun sequence genome and encodes:
- the LOC137358716 gene encoding gamma-crystallin M2-like isoform X3; the encoded protein is MGKIIFYEDRNFQGRHYECTSDTPDLQSYFNRCHSIRVESGVWVVYERPNYLGYMYVLRRGEYPEYQRWMGFNDNIRSCRMVPWHGGFYRIRIYERPEFGGQMMEFMDDCPNVYDRFRHREIFSCNVLDGAWVFYDQPSYRGRQYLLEPREYRRYSDWAAISPMVGSFRRVVDY
- the LOC137358716 gene encoding gamma-crystallin M2-like isoform X2, with product MGKIIFYEDRNFQGRHYECTSDTPDLQSYFNRCHSIRVESGVWVVYERPNYLGYMYVLRRGEYPEYQRWMGFNDNIRSCRMVRQPSGGFYRIRIYERPEFGGQMMEFMDDCPNVYDRFRHREIFSCNVLDGAWVFYDQPSYRGRQYLLEPREYRRYSDWAAISPMVGSFRRVVDY
- the LOC137358716 gene encoding gamma-crystallin M2-like isoform X1; translated protein: MEPTPLTIIFYEDRNFQGRHYECTSDTPDLQSYFNRCHSIRVESGVWVVYERPNYLGYMYVLRRGEYPEYQRWMGFNDNIRSCRMVRQPSGGFYRIRIYERPEFGGQMMEFMDDCPNVYDRFRHREIFSCNVLDGAWVFYDQPSYRGRQYLLEPREYRRYSDWAAISPMVGSFRRVVDY